Proteins encoded by one window of Labrus bergylta chromosome 2, fLabBer1.1, whole genome shotgun sequence:
- the asgrl1 gene encoding asialoglycoprotein receptor-like 1 encodes MMESYRQFQSPVSSSVYERELGVATPKGVRRVVAYFLYGVLLLLLLILLMVTGIKFSQLNKEITDVKHQLERISNAGATSSAYSGQAAAAVQDVPLEKLVAVKGSCREGWSSFQRSCYLLSTTALTWSKAEEQCRTHGGHLVVVNNVEELDHISQIVEIRHSYWIGLVEREEDHWTWADGTDFSTTQTFWDAGQPDNWDFRENGEDCGQLHSSVTRKRKLWNDADCSLSYRYICESNA; translated from the exons ATGATGGAATCATACCGACAGTTTCAGTCGCCTGTTAGCAGCTCTGTCTATGAGAGAGAGCTCGGAGTGGCAACACCAAAAG GTGTGAGGAGAGTAGTGGCTTATTTCCTGTATGgagtcctgctgctgctgctgttgattcTGCTGATGGTCACCGGGATCAAAT TCTCCCAGTTGAACAAGGAAATCACTGATGTCAAACATCAACTCGAGAGAATCAGCAACGCAGGAGCCACTTCATCAGCTTATTCGG GTCAAGCAGCGGCAGCAGTGCAGGACGTCCCCTTGGAGAAACTTGTCGCAGTGAAAG GATCATGTAGGGAGGGATGGTCGTCTTTTCAGAGAAGCTGCTACCTGCTGTCCACCACGGCTCTGACCTGGAGCAAAGCAGAGGAGCAGTGCCGAACACACGGCGGACACCTGGTGGTCGTGAATAACGTGGAGGAACTG gacCACATTTCACAAATAGTTGAAATCCGGCACAGCTATTGGATTGGACTTGTGGAAAGAGAAGAGGACCACTGGACCTGGGCGGATGGAACTGACTTCAGTACAACCCAAAC cTTCTGGGATGCAGGTCAGCCCGACAATTGGGACTTCAGAGAGAACGGAGAGGACTGCGGCCAGCTTCACTCCTCCGTGACACGCAAACGCAAACTGTGGAATGATGCAGACTGTAGCCTGTCGTACAGATACATCTGTGAGAGTAACGCATGA
- the pla2g1b gene encoding phospholipase A2 → MRLILSFLILFISLPALLGYRALWQFRSMILCTVPDSWPILNYADYGCYCGLGGSGTPVDELDRCCYIHDKCFSEAMQLDECWPILDNPYTESYSYRCDKESKTVSCLNDNDPCERFICECDRHAAMCFAKAGYNEDNTNLPSSRCK, encoded by the exons ATGCGTCTGATactctccttcctcatcctcttcatcaGCCTCCCAGCAC TGCTGGGTTACCGAGCTCTGTGGCAGTTCAGGTCCATGATCCTCTGCACTGTACCCGACAGCTGGCCCATTCTGAACTATGCTGACTATGGATGCTACTGTGGGCTGGGCGGCTCAGGCACACCTGTAGATGAACTTGACAG atGCTGTTATATCCATGACAAGTGTTTCAGTGAGGCCATGCAGCTAGATGAGTGCTGGCCCATCTTAGACAACCCGTACACTGAATCATACAGCTACAGGTGTGACAAGGAGAGCAAGACCGTCTCCTGTCTAA ATGACAACGATCCCTGTGAGCGCTTCATCTGTGAGTGCGACAGACATGCAGCCATGTGCTTCGCCAAGGCAGGTTATAATGAAGACAACACCAATCTGCCCAGTAGCCGCTGCAAATAA